In the genome of Mucilaginibacter sp. 14171R-50, the window TGCTGGGGCTGGGCGCCGTGGCCCCCTTTGCCTTTTACGGTAACGTAAAGCTCATCGGTTGATGCCATGTATTTACCGGCGCGGAACCCCACCTTACCCGCATCAATAAGCGGCATAACATGCTGGCCAATAACAGCAGCAGGCTTAGGGTTTTCAAGTACCCCCTCCTTTATCATTAGGCTGGCACCACCAGGCAGCTTTTCTTCAGCCGGTTGAAATATCAATTTTACAGTGCCACCAAATTCGCCTTTTAAGCTTGTTAGTATTTTGGCCACGCCCAATAACGATGAAGTGTGCACATCGTGCCCGCAGGCGTGCATTACACCGGGATTTTGCGATTTATACGGAACATTGTTCGCCTCTGTAATTGGGAGCGCGTCCATATCTGCACGCAGGGCCACCACCTGATCGCCGGGCTTATCACCCTTTATCAATGCCACCAGGCCTGTATCAGCCATTTTATGATATTCCAGGCCAAGTTCTTCCAGCTTATTTGCCACAAACACCGATGTTTCTACCTCATGGAAAGAAAGTTCGGGATGCGAGTGCAAGTGCCTGCGGTTAGCTACCACATCATCAAAAATATCTTTTGCTAAAGCGCGTATTCTTTCTTTAATCATTAGGGGTAGCGGTTTTTGGTGGATTGATCTTTTCGGATACGATGAACATTGCCGCGAACATCGTTTTTAGCTGCTCTTTCATTCGCTCGGCCTCAATTCGCGACCTGAAATCGCCGGCCCTTACTTTAAAATTCGGTTCGCGGTAAATAATATAAGTGCGCATCTCGGGGAAGGCCCTGTTAAATTTAGCTTGCGCGTTATAAGCCGCGGTGCGGTTGCTGCCGCTGTATATTTGCACACGATAACCATACGATGAGGTATAACCCACAGCGCCGCTAACATTGCTTTTATTAAGATCGGCACGCCTGGCTAAAAGGGTGTCAAACAAGGCCGGGGCTACAACCTGTACCTTGCCGCGTGTTTGTGCTGCGGCAAATGCCGGCAGTAATATGGCTACACAAAAAAAGCAACATTTGATAAGGCTAAATTGAGCTTGGTTACCAGATATTGCTTTTTTCATATTTGTGTTTTAATCCTTAACCGTCATTAGAGGTACGAAGCAATCTCTTTAAGCATACCGGCTATGCATCGTTCAGAGATTGCTTCATACTCGCAATTACGCACGGGGTTTGTTTGCGTTGTCATGCTGAACGATAGTGAAGCATCTGTTGCCAATATGCTTGTTCACTATCAGATCCTTCGCTATCGCTCAGGGTGACAAGAACATATTTTTAATTTTGCCCTACACCGTGGCAGTTTTTGTATTTTTTGCCGCTACCGCATGGGCACGGGTCGTTTCTGCCTATCTTTTGCTCCACTTTTACGGGGGTCGGCTTTTGTATTTCGCGTGTATCTTCAACCGGCATACCATTGGTTTCTCTAACCAATTCCGGTTTTGACGTACGCATGTTCCTTAGATCGAGCTTTGGCTGCGGTGCTGCCTCGCGTACCTGCTCCGGCGCCTGCTGAACCGGGATACCGCCCCTGAAAAGGAAGCTAACCAGCTCTTTGTTCACGTTTGATAACATCTGGCGGAACAACTCAAAGGCTTCAAACTTGTAAACCAGCAACGGGTCTTTTTGTTCGTAAACGGCGTTTTGTACCGATTGCTTCAATTCATCCATTTCGCGCAGGTGCTCTTTCCAGGCGTCGTCTATCAGATAAAGGGTAACGTTTTTTTCGAAGGATTTGAATACTTCTAAGCCGTTATTCTCAACTGCCTTTTTAAGTGGAACCGATACCTGCAGGCCATGGATACCATCAGAAAAAGGAACTACAATATTTTCTACATATTGGCCGCGGGTGTCGTAAACATCCTTTAACACAGGGTATGCCTGCTGCGCAACCGCCTCTGCCTTGCGTTTATAGAAGTTGGTTACCTCGGTAAATGTGCTCTCAACCAATGTATTTATATTGGTAGCCGAAAACTCCTCCGCGTTAACTTCAGTATCTATCGAGAATAAACGGATGATCTCCATCTGGAAACCTTCGTAATTATTCGCCTCTTTATATTCTGTTACTACATCTTCAATAACGTCATAAACTGTATTGCTCAGGTCAACGTCAAGGCGGTCTCCAAACAGGGCGTTCTTCCGCTTAGCATAAATAACGGTACGCTGCGAGTTCATGACATCGTCATACTCCAGCAAGCGTTTACGTATACCAAAGTTATTCTCTTCTACTTTCTTTTGTGCTCGCTCAATTGATTTCGAGATCATTGAGTGCTGTATCACCTCACCTTCCTCGATACCCATGCGCACCATCAGGTTTGAGATACGCTCCGAGCCAAATAAACGCATCAGGTTATCCTCAAGCGATACAAAGAACTGCGACGAACCCGGGTCGCCCTGCCTTCCGGCACGCCCGCGCAACTGCCTGTCAACACGTCGCGATTCGTGGCGCTCGGTACCTACAATGGCTAAACCGCCGGCAGCCTGCACACCCGGGCCTAATTTTATATCCGTACCACGGCCGGCCATGTTGGTTGCAATGGTCACTGTGCCCGCCTGGCCAGCTTCGGCCACAATGTCGGCCTCCTTCTGGTGCATTTTAGCGTTCAGTACATTGTGCTTGATACCTCGCAGCTTAAGCATACGACTCAGTAATTCAGATATCTCTACCGATGTTGTACCCACAAGTACCGGCCTGCCAGCCTGTGTAAGGCTCACAATCTCTTCGGCTACGGCGTTGTATTTTTCGCGCACGGTGCGGTAAACAAGATCCTGCCTGTCGTCGCGGCTTATCGGGGTATTGGTTGGTATTTCTACCACATCAAGCTTGTATATTTCCCAAAACTCGCCCGCTTCGGTAACGGCGGTACCGGTCATACCACAAAGTTTGTGGTACATCCTGAAGTAGTTTTGCAAAGTTACCGTAGCAAACGTTTGTGTAGCATCTTCTACCTTAACATTCTCCTTAGCCTCAATAGCCTGGTGTAACCCATCCGAGTAACGGCGGCCATCCAACACACGGCCTGTTTGCTCATCAACTATTTTTACTTTACCATCGTCAAGGATATATTCGGTATCTTTTTCAAATAATGTGTATGCCTTAAGTAGTTGGTTAACCGAGTGGATACGTTCTGATTTGATAGAGAAATCGCGCATCAGCTCGTCTTTTTTAGCAATCTTTTCTTCGGCCGGAAGATCAGACTTTTCAATATTGGCAATTTCGGTACCTACATCGGGCATTACAAAGAAGCTTGGGTCCTCACCCGATGCAGTGATCAGTTCGATACCTTTTTCAGAAAGTTCAACCGAGTTATGCTTTTCGTCGATGACAAAAAACAGTTCCGAATCAACCTTGGGCATTTCCTTGCCCTGGTCCTGCATGTAATGGTTTTCCGTTTTTTGCAATACCTGCCTGTTTGCGCCTTCACTTAAAAATTTGATAAGGGCCTTATTTTTTGGCAATGCACGGTGAGCGCGTAATAAAGACAAGCCGCCTCCATCAATACCCGTATCACCATCATTTATCGCTTTTTTGGCCTCGTTTAAAACACTGTTAACGTATGCTTTCTGGGCGTTCACAAGGCGCTCTATACGGGGTTTAAGCTCATAAAATTCGTGCTCATCGCCACGCGGAATTGGCCCGGATATGATCAGCGGCGTACGGGCGTCATCAATCAACACCGAATCCACCTCATCCACCATGGCGTAGTGCAGCTTGCGTTGCACCAGCTCTTCAGGGCTGCGTGTCATGTTGTCACGCAAATAGTCAAAACCAAATTCGTTATTGGTACCAAAGGTAATATCAGCTAAGTACGCTTTGCGGCGCTCTTCAGAGTTTGGCTCGTGCTTATCAATACAATCAACCGCCAGGCCGTGAAACTCATATAAAGGCCCCATCCACTCGCTATCGCGGCGTGCCAGGTAATCGTTAACCGTTACAATGTGCACACCCTGGCCTGCAATGGCATTAAGGTAAGCAGGCAGCGTAGCTACCAGCGTTTTACCTTCACCGGTTGCCATCTCGGCAATTTTACCCTGGTGCAGTACAATACCACCAATCAGCTGCACGTCGTAGTGTACCATATTCCAGGTAACCTCGTTACCCGCAGCAAGCCAGGTGTTATGGTGAACGGCCTTATCGCCTTTTATAATGACATTATTTTTTTTGGCTGCCAGCTCACGGTCAAACTGGGTTGCTGTAACTTCAAGGATTGGGTTTTCAGCAAATCGGCGCGCCGTTTCTTTTACCACGGCAAATGCCTCAGGTAAAATATTCATTAATATATCCTCAAGCTCTTTATTGCGGTCTTTTTCAAGCTTATCCAACTGCGTATACAGGGTAACCTTTTCGCTTACCTCCATATTCAGTTCGGTTTCGGTACGGGTTTTTATGGCCTGTATCTCGCTGTCGACACCGGCAAGGCCTGCTGCAATGGTCTCTTTAAATTCTGCTGTTTTAGCCCTAAGCTCATCGTTGCTCAGCTGGTCAAGCTTGGCGTATGCAGCCTTTATCTTCTCAACTATAGGCGTAAGGCCTTTAACGTCACGTTCTGATTTGCTTCCAAAAAGCTTACTGAAAAAATCTAACATATTGTTTTTATATAATGCACCAAACTCAATAATTGCGCCAGTGCAATTTTAAAGTCATTTTGACATGCAAAGGTACGAAAATAGTATCAAGTAGCAGGTATCAAGTAGCAAGTACATTGCTTCAAATGGCCAAAATCCTGATACTTGATACTAGATACTCGATACTCTCAAAAACATTATCTTTGCCCGTATGAACATCCTGCTCCTTGGCTCGGGCGGAAGGGAAAGCGCCTTCGCCTGGAAAATTTCGCAAAGCCAGAAATGCGACAAGCTTTTTATAGCGCCCGGCAATGCCGGTACCGGCCAGTATGGTACTAACGTTAACTTAAAGGTTACTGATTTTAAAGGCATAAAGGCTTTTTGCCTGGCAAACGGTATCAATATGGTGCTGGTAGGGCCCGAAGAACCGCTTGTAAAAGGTATTCACGATTTCTTTTTGGCTGATGAACTGCTAAAGAACATTCCGGTAATTGGCCCTCAACAGGAAGGCGCTCAATTAGAGGGCAGCAAAGACTATTCAAAAGCATTTATGCAGCGTAACAACGTGCCGACTGCTGCGTCGCGCACGTTTACACGCGATACTTTGCAGGAAGGTTTTGACTATTTGGCCACCGCCGGCCTGCCCGTGGTATTAAAAGCCGACGGACTGGCAGCAGGCAAAGGCGTTTTAATTTGCCTTACCCTTGAAGAAGCCCGCCAGGAACTATTGGAAATGCTTACCGAAGCCAAATTTGGTGATGCCAGCTCAAAGGTGGTGATAGAACAATTTTTACAGGGAATAGAGCTTTCGGTTTTTGTAATGACCGATGGCAGCAACTACAAAATATTACCCGAAGCGAAAGACTATAAGCGCATTGGCGAAGGGGATACCGGTTTAAATACCGGGGGGATGGGCTCGGTTTCGCCGGTGCCGTTTGCCGATGCGGAATTTATGCAAAAGGTAGAGCAGCGGGTGATCATTCCTACTATTGAGGGGCTGAAACGTGAAGGAATACCCTATAAAGGATTTATTTTTATAGGGTTAATGAATACCTATGGCGAGCCCTGGGTTATTGAATACAACTGCCGTATGGGCGACCCTGAAACGGAAAGCGTTATGCCGCGTATTGAGAGTGACTTTGTAGACCTGCTGCTTGGCGTTGCCGACGGCAATTTGAACGAGAAAGAGTTAATAATAGCTGATAAAACCGCTGCTACCGTAGTGTGCGTAGCCGGCGGCTATCCGGGCGAATACTTAAAAAATAAAACCATATCCGGTATCGAAAATGTTCGCGATTCGCATGTATTCCATGCGGGCACCAGCCTTGATGGCGACGAAGTAAAGGCAACCGGGGGCCGCGTGTTAGCCATTACCAGCTTACAGGATAATATGTTCGATGCGCTGCAGCAGGCCACTGCCGACGCCGCCCGTATTTATTACGATGGGGTATATTTCCGTAAGGATATCGGGTTTGACCTTTTATAGTCCGAAAGTCCAATGTCCGGAAGTCCGAAAGACGGAAAGATAAATAGTCATTAAATTATAGTCCGAAAGTCCAATGTCCGAAAGTCCGGAAGACGGAAAGATAAATAGTCGTTAAATAGAAAGTCCGAAAGAAGAAGCTAAGCAGCTTTATCTTTCGGACTTTCTGTCTTCCGGACTTTCTGACTCAATTAGATCTTCCCGAACAATTCGGCAAGCTTATCTTCCAGGTCCAGGCCTCTCAGGTTTTTGCCAATGATCTTACCGTTAGGGTCAATCAGAAAATTTTGAGGGATGGCGCGTACCGCGTATGTATCGGCGGGGCGGCTTTTCCAGCCTTGCAGGTCAGATATCTGTGTCCACTGCAGGCCGTCCTTATGGATGGCACCCATCCATGCCGCTTTAGCACCTTTACCATCAAGCGACACCCCCAAAATGGTAAAGTTTTTTGTTTTATACTGATTGTAGGCGCGAACAACATTTGGATTTTCGCGGCGGCACGGGCCGCACCACGATGCCCAAAAATCAACCAATACATATTTCCCGCGGAATGAGGCCAGGCTGACAACCTTACCTGCGGTATCAGCTTCGGCAATATCAGGGGCGGTTGCGCCAAGGGCTACTTTCTTAAGCTTGGGCAGCAGATCGCCAAACGCCTTACCCCCCTCTGATCCCTTTATTGCAGGGGAAAGATTGCTGTAAAGCGGCTCAATATCTACATAATCGGCGCTGTAAACAAAGCTTTGCAAAGCGTTTAAACTCACGTACGAGTCGGGGTGCTCCTGTATAAATTTTTTGTTTATTTCTTTTTCCTGTGTTTCTATGGTTTTTTCATCCTTCCAGCTTTCCCTCATAAAAGCAGGAGATTTTTTTTGTTCGTCGGTAATACCCTTTTGCTTTTCTTCCATCGCTGTATAAGCATCGTTTATGGGTTTTAAAGCCGCCTGATATTGTTCATTTTCGGCGTTTGCCTTTGTACCGCTTACCGATGCTTTTGCAATTTCGTCATTGCCGTTCACGGTAATGGTTCCCGGCTCAATATAAATGGCCTTATAATCGCGTGATGAGTTTATGCTATTGCCTTTAGGGTTTAGCAATAAATATCCCTGCCCGGGTGTGGCGGCCGCCATGCCCGTAAACTTAAATTCGCCGTTTTTCAATACAGCCGAATCCATAACCGTTTTTCCAGCGTTGCGGTATTGTATGTAAACTTTGGCGGGGGCGTTGTAAGCACCAACCTTGCCTTGTACGGTAAAGGCGGCATCCTGTGCCATAGCAAGCATTGGCAAAAGCGCCATCGCGCTTGCAATTAGTTTTTTCATAATATCGTTATCAATTTGTAAGCCCTAATATCAAATTAAATTGCACGAAATCAAATTTTACCGAGTAACTTTTCCAATGCAATATCCAGATCATCGCCGCGCAGGCCCTTGGCTACGATTTTCCCCTGCGGGTCTATCAGAAAGTTTTGCGGGATAGACTGGACGCCATACAAAGTAGCGGCTAAATTACCCCAGTATTTCAAGTCAGAGACTTGTGTCCAGGTAAGTCCGTCGTTTTTAATAGCTGCAAGCCAGGCGCTTTTACCCTCGGGTTTGTCTAACGATACGCCAAGCACTGTAAAGTTTTTGCCTTTATACTTGTTATATAACTTTATCAGGTTTGGGTTCTCCTGCCTGCAGGGGCCGCACCACGACGCCCAAAAATCTATCAGCACATATTTGCCCCGAAATGATGACAATTGCACCGGCAAGCCGTTTACATCATTTTGGGTAAAGTCAGGCGCAATAGCGCCTATATCGGTTAGCTTCAATGCATCAATGGATATTTTTAACTGTTTACCACCTTCAGAATTTTGCAGATCAGCCGATAGCTGGTTAAACAAGGGTTCTATTTCGGCAACCTGTGGGGTAGGGCCGCTTATGCCCGATAAAGCCAGCAAACTGATATAGCTTGATGGATGAGTGGCTATAAAATTTTTAAGAACGCTTTTTTGCTCGGCTTGCAGTACTTTATATTTGGCTTGCATGCTGTTTTGAAACGCCGCAGAACGTTGCTGTGCGGCGGGCGCATTTTGGGCCTCGGCGGTTAGTTTTTTTGCTTTGTCCACTATCACATTCAACTGCGACTTAAGTGCTTTGTTATCATCATTTACGGGCGACCCGATAATATCGGCGTGCGCAATAGAGTCCTTTCCAGTGATTGTGATATCACCTTTTTCAATAAAAAAGCTTAGGCCATCAGCGGTTTTTGAAGGCCTGCCGTTAGGGAAGTTCTCCTCGCTGTACTTATCAAAGCCCTGATTTTTATGGTCGATAAACAGTGATGCCATAACCGGATCCATCACCACACCTTCAAACTTAAACTCGCCGTTAATGACATTGGCGGAATCTATTATATTATCAGCTCCCGAGTAGTAAACCAGGTAAGCCTTAGCCGGCGTTTTTATATCAGTAAGTTTGGTTTGCAGGGTAAACGGTTTTCCGTTTTGAGCAAAGGCTAGCACAGGCAAAAATGCCAATAAGGCAAAAAACAATTTCTTCATTTAAAATATTGGTAAAGTATCTATAACGGGTAAATGCCTAATCAATTGCAGGTTAGTTCAGTTTTTGATAGGTGCGCCACCACAGATCGGGCATTTCGCCGGATACAGCAGTTTTATAGTCGTCATACCGGCAGGGCACTAAATGGAATCG includes:
- a CDS encoding SPOR domain-containing protein, which produces MKKAISGNQAQFSLIKCCFFCVAILLPAFAAAQTRGKVQVVAPALFDTLLARRADLNKSNVSGAVGYTSSYGYRVQIYSGSNRTAAYNAQAKFNRAFPEMRTYIIYREPNFKVRAGDFRSRIEAERMKEQLKTMFAAMFIVSEKINPPKTATPND
- the secA gene encoding preprotein translocase subunit SecA; translation: MLDFFSKLFGSKSERDVKGLTPIVEKIKAAYAKLDQLSNDELRAKTAEFKETIAAGLAGVDSEIQAIKTRTETELNMEVSEKVTLYTQLDKLEKDRNKELEDILMNILPEAFAVVKETARRFAENPILEVTATQFDRELAAKKNNVIIKGDKAVHHNTWLAAGNEVTWNMVHYDVQLIGGIVLHQGKIAEMATGEGKTLVATLPAYLNAIAGQGVHIVTVNDYLARRDSEWMGPLYEFHGLAVDCIDKHEPNSEERRKAYLADITFGTNNEFGFDYLRDNMTRSPEELVQRKLHYAMVDEVDSVLIDDARTPLIISGPIPRGDEHEFYELKPRIERLVNAQKAYVNSVLNEAKKAINDGDTGIDGGGLSLLRAHRALPKNKALIKFLSEGANRQVLQKTENHYMQDQGKEMPKVDSELFFVIDEKHNSVELSEKGIELITASGEDPSFFVMPDVGTEIANIEKSDLPAEEKIAKKDELMRDFSIKSERIHSVNQLLKAYTLFEKDTEYILDDGKVKIVDEQTGRVLDGRRYSDGLHQAIEAKENVKVEDATQTFATVTLQNYFRMYHKLCGMTGTAVTEAGEFWEIYKLDVVEIPTNTPISRDDRQDLVYRTVREKYNAVAEEIVSLTQAGRPVLVGTTSVEISELLSRMLKLRGIKHNVLNAKMHQKEADIVAEAGQAGTVTIATNMAGRGTDIKLGPGVQAAGGLAIVGTERHESRRVDRQLRGRAGRQGDPGSSQFFVSLEDNLMRLFGSERISNLMVRMGIEEGEVIQHSMISKSIERAQKKVEENNFGIRKRLLEYDDVMNSQRTVIYAKRKNALFGDRLDVDLSNTVYDVIEDVVTEYKEANNYEGFQMEIIRLFSIDTEVNAEEFSATNINTLVESTFTEVTNFYKRKAEAVAQQAYPVLKDVYDTRGQYVENIVVPFSDGIHGLQVSVPLKKAVENNGLEVFKSFEKNVTLYLIDDAWKEHLREMDELKQSVQNAVYEQKDPLLVYKFEAFELFRQMLSNVNKELVSFLFRGGIPVQQAPEQVREAAPQPKLDLRNMRTSKPELVRETNGMPVEDTREIQKPTPVKVEQKIGRNDPCPCGSGKKYKNCHGVGQN
- a CDS encoding TlpA disulfide reductase family protein, giving the protein MKKLIASAMALLPMLAMAQDAAFTVQGKVGAYNAPAKVYIQYRNAGKTVMDSAVLKNGEFKFTGMAAATPGQGYLLLNPKGNSINSSRDYKAIYIEPGTITVNGNDEIAKASVSGTKANAENEQYQAALKPINDAYTAMEEKQKGITDEQKKSPAFMRESWKDEKTIETQEKEINKKFIQEHPDSYVSLNALQSFVYSADYVDIEPLYSNLSPAIKGSEGGKAFGDLLPKLKKVALGATAPDIAEADTAGKVVSLASFRGKYVLVDFWASWCGPCRRENPNVVRAYNQYKTKNFTILGVSLDGKGAKAAWMGAIHKDGLQWTQISDLQGWKSRPADTYAVRAIPQNFLIDPNGKIIGKNLRGLDLEDKLAELFGKI
- a CDS encoding M20 family metallopeptidase, which gives rise to MIKERIRALAKDIFDDVVANRRHLHSHPELSFHEVETSVFVANKLEELGLEYHKMADTGLVALIKGDKPGDQVVALRADMDALPITEANNVPYKSQNPGVMHACGHDVHTSSLLGVAKILTSLKGEFGGTVKLIFQPAEEKLPGGASLMIKEGVLENPKPAAVIGQHVMPLIDAGKVGFRAGKYMASTDELYVTVKGKGGHGAQPQQNVDPVIITAHILTALQTIVSRFADPKSPSVLSFGKVIANGATNVIPNEVYLEGTFRTMDEKWRSEAHIKMKKMAEGIAESMGGNCEFNIMKGYPFLINEEKLTAVTRANAEDYLGKENVLDLDIWMAAEDFAYYSQAADSCFYRLGTRNEARGITSSVHTPTFDIEESALELSTGLMAYLAVKQLGN
- the purD gene encoding phosphoribosylamine--glycine ligase, with protein sequence MNILLLGSGGRESAFAWKISQSQKCDKLFIAPGNAGTGQYGTNVNLKVTDFKGIKAFCLANGINMVLVGPEEPLVKGIHDFFLADELLKNIPVIGPQQEGAQLEGSKDYSKAFMQRNNVPTAASRTFTRDTLQEGFDYLATAGLPVVLKADGLAAGKGVLICLTLEEARQELLEMLTEAKFGDASSKVVIEQFLQGIELSVFVMTDGSNYKILPEAKDYKRIGEGDTGLNTGGMGSVSPVPFADAEFMQKVEQRVIIPTIEGLKREGIPYKGFIFIGLMNTYGEPWVIEYNCRMGDPETESVMPRIESDFVDLLLGVADGNLNEKELIIADKTAATVVCVAGGYPGEYLKNKTISGIENVRDSHVFHAGTSLDGDEVKATGGRVLAITSLQDNMFDALQQATADAARIYYDGVYFRKDIGFDLL
- a CDS encoding TlpA disulfide reductase family protein — its product is MKKLFFALLAFLPVLAFAQNGKPFTLQTKLTDIKTPAKAYLVYYSGADNIIDSANVINGEFKFEGVVMDPVMASLFIDHKNQGFDKYSEENFPNGRPSKTADGLSFFIEKGDITITGKDSIAHADIIGSPVNDDNKALKSQLNVIVDKAKKLTAEAQNAPAAQQRSAAFQNSMQAKYKVLQAEQKSVLKNFIATHPSSYISLLALSGISGPTPQVAEIEPLFNQLSADLQNSEGGKQLKISIDALKLTDIGAIAPDFTQNDVNGLPVQLSSFRGKYVLIDFWASWCGPCRQENPNLIKLYNKYKGKNFTVLGVSLDKPEGKSAWLAAIKNDGLTWTQVSDLKYWGNLAATLYGVQSIPQNFLIDPQGKIVAKGLRGDDLDIALEKLLGKI